One genomic region from Salvia hispanica cultivar TCC Black 2014 chromosome 2, UniMelb_Shisp_WGS_1.0, whole genome shotgun sequence encodes:
- the LOC125206040 gene encoding late embryogenesis abundant protein D-34-like, producing MSQEQPQRSPEPVKYGDVFKVSGQLASKPIAPQDAAALQAAETAVYGHTIKGGPASVVQSAADFNERRGVVGHDDMTGAVREHGATIAEANIGGYRVVTEAIGGQVVGQYGLPVGTQIDQSKSTLAGEAVTIGEALEAAALSAGNKPVDKSDVAAIQAAEVRATGLGHVVAGGVGAEAQSAAAHNMQATRDEKKTILATRDEEKTTLADVLTDASEKLVGDKPVTREDAEAVIYAEARNKDDLSTNPGGVAAVVAAAARLNQK from the exons ATGAGTCAAGAACAGCCGCAGAGATCGCCGGAGCCCGTCAAGTACGGCGACGTCTTCAAGGTCTCCGGCCAACTCGCTTCGAAGCCCATCGCCCCACAGGATGCCGCGGCGCTGCAGGCGGCGGAGACTGCCGTCTACGGCCATACCATCAAGGGTGGTCCCGCCTCGGTCGTCCAATCAGCCGCCGACTTCAACGAACGCCGCGGCGTGGTTGGCCACGACGACATGACCGGCGCCGTAAGAGAGCATGGCGCAACCATCGCCGAAGCCAATATCGGAGGCTACCGTGTTGTCACCGAAGCTATTGGCGGTCAA GTGGTGGGGCAATACGGTCTGCCGGTGGGAACGCAAATTGATCAGTCTAAATCGACACTGGCGGGTGAGGCTGTCACAATTGGAGAGGCACTGGAGGCAGCAGCTCTCTCCGCGGGAAACAAGCCGGTTGACAAGAGTGATGTTGCTGCGATACAGGCGGCCGAGGTTCGCGCCACTGGGCTTGGCCACGTTGTGGCTGGGGGCGTTGGGGCTGAGGCCCAATCCGCGGCTGCACACAACATGCAGGCCACCAGGGATGAGAAGAAGACCATCCTCGCCACCAGGGATGAGGAGAAGACCACGCTCGCCGATGTTTTAACT GATGCGAGTGAGAAACTGGTGGGTGATAAGCCGGTGACAAGGGAGGATGCGGAGGCGGTCATATATGCTGAGGCCAGGAACAAGGATGATCTATCCACCAACCCCGGGGGCGTTGCTGCGGTTGTTGCCGCAGCGGCAAGGCTTAATCAGAAGTGA